The genomic segment CAAACATAATCATATTGTTTTCTTTGCCTGAAACACTTGGTAACTGAATCACTTGTGCAATTGCAGAAGTAATGGATGGGCTAATTAAAGTGTCAATATATACGTTGCTTTTACTTGCTTCCGCAAGTTTTATCAGTTTTTCACGAACAGTTTTAGATTCTTTATTTGATTGTTTTGAAAGATAGCCTTTTATGTAATGAATATGAACTCCAAAACCATATTTGTAAGAAAACCATTTTAATAATTCAAAGGCACTAAATCGCTTAAAAGAATCGCTTGTAATACAAACTACAGAAGGTCTCCAACTACTGGAAACCCCTTTGTTATCCGATTTCTGAAGAAAAATTCTTAGTTTCCTTGTTGTTTGAAAAATAAATCCTTGAAAAATATTAGCAACGCCTGATCTATCTTGATGATAGTAAGAAATTAAGCTGTAAATACTTATTATGGAAACAAGTGAAAGTATTGCATAAGGTAAGTTCATTTTGAACATTAACCAAAAACTTAAAATAGCTCCAATTAGAGAAAATTGCCATTTTGATTTAAATGATGGTCTGTATGCGGGGTCTGCCGCAAAATGTTCTAAAAATGAGATAGCACAAATAGCTCCGTAAGTGATTATAAAAAACATTGAAATTATCTCTGCAATAAAGTTGATGCTACCAATTGAAACAAAAAAGAAAGCAATTATGATTGTAAATAATGATGCATTACGTGGTTCATTTGTACCTATTTTTCCACGAGCTATCCATTTATTTATTTGTGGTAATTTAAAAATATTATCAGCACCTATTGCCTGTAGTGTTCGTGGTGCAACCATAATTGAACCAAGTGCTGATGAAATTGCTGCTGCTGCAAGTCCAATAGGAATAATTGGTCCCCAAACAGCAATTTTGCTCATAATAAGTTGATCATTGGCTAATTGTTCAGGACTTGCACATGCAGTTAATTTATATGCTGCAAAAATATAAACAACTATTCCTGTAAAAGTAGCCGAGATAACTCCTAAGGGAATAGATTTTTTTGGGTTTTTTAAATCTCCTGACAGTCCGAGTCCAGCAATGAGTCCTGTGAATGCAGGAAAAATAATTATAAAAACATAAAAGAAATCGTCAGGTTTGGAAACTGTTTCTCTTAAATTTGGTACATAATCGGGATCAATTGGGCTACCAATGAAAAACAAAAATAATGAGATAAAAAGTATTACTGCTACAACATATAAGGCTTTCATTCCCATATTTGCTCCGCGTGATATTATCAAAAAAGATAATAATATCATTACAGGAATACTTATTATTCTGACATCGTGAAAGTTGGTGCCAAATTTTTGATTAACAAAATCAAACACAGGATTAAAAGCTTCTGCAAATGCAATTACATAAAATGAAACACTTATAGCTTGTGATAAAAATAATGCAACACCTACAGCACCACCAATGTTGAGTCCAAATGAACGTGAAATGATGTAATAAGCCCCACCTCCTTCTACACGCTGGTTTGTAGCTATTTCGGCAATAGCCATAGCAGTTGGTACTGTTACAATATGACCAATTACAATTAGACCTATTAGCCCCCAGAAACCAACATGTGCTGCTGCATATCCAAAACGCAAAAATAGTACGGCACCTAAAATCGTTGTAACAGTAGTTAGATAAACAGGTAAAGTTCCAAAGCCTATTTTCTTGTTAGATACTTCCATTATTTTTATTTTGCTTAAGGGAGATTCTATAAAATAAATTTACATAAGGGAGATATTATAAATAACATCTCTTGATACAGTCAAAAAAATGACTATCAAATCATTTGCATAATAATCTTTACAATATTTTCTGCACCATCAGCGATTTGACCAATTGTTGCGTCAAGCATGTAGCATGGTGTTGTAACAACTTTATGTTTTTCATCCACAATTACTTGACCATGGTCAGTTAATTTATGAACTCCGTCCATTTTTTCAATACCTTCTGCAGTTTCTTTATCTTTCCCGATAGTAACTTCCAAATCTTCTCCTATTACTTTTGTAATCAGGGCAGGTGAAATACAAAGTGCACCTATTGGTTTATTCATTTCAACAGTACTTAATATTGCTTTGGAAATTCTCGGGTCAACGGAACAATCAGCACCATCAAA from the Bacteroidota bacterium genome contains:
- a CDS encoding amino acid permease codes for the protein MEVSNKKIGFGTLPVYLTTVTTILGAVLFLRFGYAAAHVGFWGLIGLIVIGHIVTVPTAMAIAEIATNQRVEGGGAYYIISRSFGLNIGGAVGVALFLSQAISVSFYVIAFAEAFNPVFDFVNQKFGTNFHDVRIISIPVMILLSFLIISRGANMGMKALYVVAVILFISLFLFFIGSPIDPDYVPNLRETVSKPDDFFYVFIIIFPAFTGLIAGLGLSGDLKNPKKSIPLGVISATFTGIVVYIFAAYKLTACASPEQLANDQLIMSKIAVWGPIIPIGLAAAAISSALGSIMVAPRTLQAIGADNIFKLPQINKWIARGKIGTNEPRNASLFTIIIAFFFVSIGSINFIAEIISMFFIITYGAICAISFLEHFAADPAYRPSFKSKWQFSLIGAILSFWLMFKMNLPYAILSLVSIISIYSLISYYHQDRSGVANIFQGFIFQTTRKLRIFLQKSDNKGVSSSWRPSVVCITSDSFKRFSAFELLKWFSYKYGFGVHIHYIKGYLSKQSNKESKTVREKLIKLAEASKSNVYIDTLISPSITSAIAQVIQLPSVSGKENNMIMFEFDKKEPENIEYIIDNFQLIKSIDFDVCILGSSSKEFGYKSEIHIWITAKDYNNANLMILLGYIILGHKDWKDAEIKIFAVYPIEGIENARDKMFELIKSGHLPISHSNINIISQKENESIQSIICKNSEGSDLTIVGFKEEQIKKLGKEIFIGYDNIGNILFVNTTNKMKIAKD
- the elbB gene encoding isoprenoid biosynthesis glyoxalase ElbB — its product is MKKIAIILSGCGVFDGSEIHESVLTMLAINRAGAEYTIFAPDIEQYHVINHITGEEMPESRNVLIESARIARGNIHKLTEYKPSKFDALIFPGGFGVAKNLCTFAFDGADCSVDPRISKAILSTVEMNKPIGALCISPALITKVIGEDLEVTIGKDKETAEGIEKMDGVHKLTDHGQVIVDEKHKVVTTPCYMLDATIGQIADGAENIVKIIMQMI